One stretch of Tenacibaculum sp. MAR_2010_89 DNA includes these proteins:
- a CDS encoding EndoU domain-containing protein, producing the protein MNTKKRTFKLLLTFCLLAFTFYSCQNEDDIVLQNTQKNTKPIIESLSLKEAQNKSDFIELANTFKANKVYQKKHGHAKSDKHAHSNNEFTINTENFNRVEIGEYVSYTFSIQRELKEKRAFENLVIEKKNGKIRGYILKYNKVHYVQNGENLVFKAKISKSPYFNDVESLLERIKNPLQFKMANPDCGWETSATLRFCNTHGVYNSANGKCANYGKDNWNYSRTYVCGTGSSGNSGTDIGTSGGSTNTGGSGNSYSPDNNTTSSTSAVVNTIPVKGFTRINSIDDALKNVPSRMTTVETQYAYLRNVGYFLQGSNSFKELGSSLVNLSLEATTINSGEASEMVKKTVEIINILKNKNTTNFESLSFFEQNIVVQNSLFINFLPSLKSLGIELPKTVEEWKAFGQIIVSVLKEMIPELIPGVSELKSFVTAVSDFKKGSYTSGTTELAFAIIGIIPAGKVMKALLKFGKLIKKVAKVFKIAYKYVGNLGKALAKGFKTSINGNTLKLLDKSDGVIVSGKDAVESFVKSSKKLDDLGDKAFEQLRKDPDFIKSFNKVETNTKLNDHTFKGDITITGKNAAGQNIYTVTGIHSNKAFSNGTARIKPGTQIENLGDGFYKAKVEKQINGFTNAQGTNWKVKKTKSTFFPNNWSTEKIQAEIAYSFKNKKLINGNKYNGFTTTGHKITIFLDDLGNIKTAFPNL; encoded by the coding sequence ATGAACACGAAAAAAAGAACATTCAAACTACTACTCACATTTTGTTTACTAGCTTTTACTTTTTACAGCTGTCAAAACGAAGATGATATTGTATTACAAAACACTCAAAAAAATACTAAACCTATTATTGAGAGCTTATCTTTAAAAGAAGCTCAAAATAAATCTGATTTCATTGAACTAGCCAATACATTTAAAGCAAATAAAGTATATCAAAAAAAACATGGGCATGCAAAATCTGATAAACACGCACATAGTAACAATGAATTTACTATAAATACAGAAAACTTCAACAGAGTAGAAATTGGAGAGTATGTATCTTATACTTTTAGTATTCAAAGAGAACTTAAAGAAAAAAGAGCCTTTGAAAATTTAGTTATTGAAAAGAAAAATGGCAAAATAAGAGGGTATATTTTAAAATATAATAAAGTACACTATGTACAAAATGGAGAGAATTTAGTGTTTAAAGCGAAAATTTCTAAAAGCCCTTATTTTAATGACGTTGAAAGTCTTTTAGAAAGAATAAAGAATCCTTTGCAATTTAAAATGGCAAACCCTGATTGTGGTTGGGAAACTAGTGCAACATTACGTTTTTGTAATACCCATGGGGTATATAACAGTGCTAACGGAAAATGTGCTAACTACGGTAAAGATAATTGGAATTACTCTAGAACCTATGTGTGTGGCACTGGAAGTAGTGGTAACTCTGGAACTGATATAGGAACTTCAGGGGGAAGTACAAATACTGGTGGCTCAGGAAACTCATACAGCCCAGATAACAACACAACATCATCTACATCAGCAGTTGTTAATACAATTCCAGTAAAAGGTTTTACTAGAATTAATTCAATTGATGACGCATTAAAAAATGTACCATCAAGAATGACTACTGTAGAAACTCAATACGCTTATTTAAGAAATGTAGGATATTTTCTTCAAGGAAGTAATAGTTTTAAAGAATTAGGAAGTTCATTAGTTAATCTTTCCTTAGAAGCAACTACTATAAATTCAGGAGAAGCTTCTGAAATGGTTAAAAAAACTGTAGAAATCATTAACATTCTTAAAAATAAGAATACTACTAACTTTGAAAGTTTATCTTTTTTTGAACAAAATATAGTTGTTCAAAATTCATTATTCATTAATTTTTTACCAAGCTTAAAAAGTTTAGGAATAGAACTCCCTAAAACTGTAGAAGAATGGAAAGCTTTTGGGCAAATTATAGTGTCTGTTTTAAAAGAAATGATACCTGAACTTATCCCAGGTGTTAGTGAGTTAAAATCTTTTGTAACTGCTGTTTCTGATTTTAAAAAAGGTAGCTATACTAGTGGAACAACAGAACTCGCTTTTGCCATTATAGGAATCATACCTGCCGGAAAAGTAATGAAAGCACTTCTTAAATTTGGTAAACTCATTAAAAAAGTTGCCAAAGTATTTAAAATAGCCTACAAGTATGTAGGAAATTTAGGAAAAGCACTTGCTAAAGGATTTAAAACATCTATAAATGGAAATACTTTAAAATTACTAGACAAATCAGATGGGGTTATTGTTTCAGGAAAAGATGCTGTGGAGTCCTTTGTCAAAAGTAGTAAAAAATTAGATGATCTAGGTGACAAAGCTTTTGAACAGTTAAGAAAAGACCCAGATTTTATAAAGAGTTTTAATAAAGTTGAAACAAACACTAAACTTAATGATCATACATTTAAAGGAGACATCACTATAACAGGTAAAAATGCAGCTGGTCAAAATATTTATACGGTTACTGGTATTCATTCTAACAAAGCTTTTTCAAATGGTACTGCAAGAATAAAACCAGGGACACAAATTGAAAATTTAGGAGATGGTTTTTATAAAGCAAAAGTAGAAAAACAAATAAATGGTTTTACAAATGCTCAAGGTACAAACTGGAAAGTAAAAAAAACAAAATCAACTTTCTTTCCTAATAACTGGAGTACTGAAAAAATACAAGCTGAAATAGCCTACTCATTCAAAAACAAAAAACTAATAAATGGAAATAAATATAATGGTTTCACCACCACAGGTCATAAAATCACTATATTTTTAGATGATCTAGGAAATATAAAAACAGCCTTCCCAAATTTATAA
- a CDS encoding S41 family peptidase, translating into MNKNNLPIYFSIAVVFGILIGTFFSKGNSNIIGKNSSNERKIKRLIDYIQSDYVDNVNTDKLLDGAIAEMLGKLDPHSVYIPKENLQLVTENMQGNFVGIGVQFRMDEDTITVIEPIKGGPSIKKGIKAGDRILLADNDTLYGKNLKSAQILKKLKGKPNTNVDLQIYRKTNDSTFNTIITRGKVNIKSVDVAYMVNETIGYIKLDRFARNTYKEFKTSLEKLLKEGMTSLVLDLRGNGGGFIDIANKIVDEFLEDDKLIVYTKNNKGDINKSFATEKGDFENGNLYVLIDENSASASEIVAGALQDNDKGIIIGRRSFGKGLVQQEMDLGDGSAVRLTTARYYTPTGRSIQKPYKKDKKSTDYRSDIQNRYTNGELFDKDSIKTVDSLQFKTPKGKIVYGGGGIIPDMFVAVDTTAYLPTIFFRPLNNFAFEYVDGNRKKLSKLSIGDFIKNFNKDKKISNIFLAKLKDYTVSERTKKQLEKNLKILIARDLYNDEGLYKLNQQNDKMIQKVLEIEAKK; encoded by the coding sequence ATGAATAAAAACAATTTACCTATATATTTTTCAATAGCTGTTGTTTTCGGTATTCTTATCGGAACATTTTTTAGTAAAGGAAACTCAAACATCATTGGAAAAAACTCATCTAATGAGCGTAAAATCAAAAGACTTATTGATTACATTCAAAGTGATTATGTTGATAATGTAAACACTGACAAACTATTAGATGGTGCCATTGCTGAAATGCTTGGGAAATTAGATCCGCACTCAGTGTATATTCCTAAAGAAAACCTACAATTAGTAACCGAAAATATGCAAGGTAACTTTGTAGGTATTGGTGTTCAATTTAGAATGGATGAAGACACTATTACTGTAATTGAACCTATAAAAGGTGGTCCTAGTATAAAAAAAGGCATTAAAGCTGGTGATAGAATTTTATTAGCAGATAATGATACTTTATATGGTAAAAATTTGAAATCTGCACAAATACTAAAAAAACTAAAGGGAAAGCCAAATACCAATGTTGATTTACAAATTTACAGAAAAACAAATGACAGTACTTTTAATACTATCATTACACGCGGTAAAGTAAATATTAAGAGTGTTGATGTAGCTTACATGGTAAATGAAACCATTGGTTACATTAAATTAGATCGTTTTGCTCGTAATACCTATAAAGAATTTAAAACTTCTTTAGAAAAATTATTAAAAGAAGGGATGACTAGTTTAGTTTTAGATTTACGTGGTAATGGTGGTGGATTTATTGACATAGCTAATAAGATTGTAGATGAATTTTTAGAAGATGACAAACTCATAGTTTACACTAAAAATAATAAAGGAGATATTAATAAATCTTTTGCTACTGAAAAAGGTGATTTTGAAAATGGAAACTTATATGTATTAATAGATGAAAATTCAGCCTCGGCTTCTGAAATTGTTGCAGGAGCTTTACAAGACAATGATAAAGGTATCATTATTGGTCGCAGATCATTTGGTAAAGGGTTGGTACAACAAGAAATGGATTTAGGAGACGGTTCAGCAGTTAGATTAACAACAGCCCGTTATTACACTCCTACTGGACGTTCAATACAAAAACCTTATAAGAAGGATAAAAAATCGACTGATTACAGAAGTGATATCCAAAACAGATATACCAATGGAGAATTATTTGACAAGGATAGTATAAAAACAGTTGATAGCTTACAATTTAAAACCCCAAAAGGTAAAATTGTTTATGGTGGAGGTGGTATTATTCCTGATATGTTTGTAGCTGTTGATACTACAGCTTATTTACCAACAATCTTTTTTAGACCTTTAAATAATTTTGCATTTGAATATGTTGATGGAAATCGTAAAAAATTATCAAAATTATCAATAGGCGATTTTATCAAAAACTTTAATAAGGATAAAAAAATATCTAATATTTTTTTAGCTAAGCTTAAAGATTATACAGTTTCAGAAAGAACAAAGAAACAATTAGAAAAAAATCTAAAAATATTAATTGCAAGAGACTTATATAATGATGAAGGTTTATATAAACTAAATCAGCAAAATGATAAAATGATTCAAAAAGTTTTAGAAATTGAAGCTAAAAAGTAG
- a CDS encoding dCMP deaminase family protein — protein sequence MLNKKQRKYDIAYLKMAHEWGQLSHCKRKKVGALIVKDRMIISDGYNGTPSGFENYCEDDEGYTKWYVLHAEANAILKVAASTQSCTNATLYITLSPCQQCSKLIHQAGIKRVVYTDAYKDRSGLDFLEKAGVELTHLPNE from the coding sequence ATCTTGAATAAAAAACAACGTAAATACGATATTGCTTACTTAAAGATGGCGCATGAATGGGGACAGTTATCTCATTGTAAAAGAAAAAAAGTAGGTGCTCTTATTGTTAAAGACCGAATGATTATTTCTGACGGTTATAATGGTACTCCTTCTGGTTTTGAAAATTATTGTGAAGATGATGAAGGATATACTAAATGGTATGTTTTACATGCTGAAGCCAATGCAATTTTAAAAGTTGCAGCTTCAACCCAATCATGTACTAATGCTACTTTATATATAACATTATCTCCTTGCCAACAGTGTAGTAAACTTATACACCAAGCTGGTATTAAACGTGTTGTTTATACCGATGCTTACAAAGATCGTTCAGGATTGGATTTTTTAGAAAAAGCAGGAGTAGAACTGACACATTTACCAAATGAATAA
- a CDS encoding HupE/UreJ family protein codes for MNDFVLYFEMGLFHVLDIKAYDHILFLIVLAVVYQFKQWKKVLWLITLFTVGHSITLALSAYGIINVRADLVEFLIPLTIFITGLMNVLTAKKASIGKENQNLFFALFFGLIHGLGFSNYFKIMIGKSSDKLVPLLEFALGVEVAQVIIVLAILLIGSLSQSVLGVNRRDWILVVSSIVIGFAFQMMINRVFW; via the coding sequence ATGAACGATTTTGTTTTATATTTTGAAATGGGCTTATTCCATGTTTTAGACATAAAAGCCTATGACCACATTCTTTTTTTAATTGTTTTAGCTGTTGTATATCAATTTAAGCAATGGAAAAAAGTATTATGGTTAATTACTTTATTTACTGTTGGACACTCAATTACTTTAGCTCTTTCTGCATATGGTATTATAAATGTACGAGCTGATTTGGTTGAATTTTTAATCCCTTTAACAATATTCATTACAGGGTTAATGAATGTTTTAACTGCAAAAAAAGCTTCAATTGGGAAGGAGAATCAAAATTTATTTTTCGCATTATTTTTTGGATTAATTCATGGTCTTGGTTTTTCAAATTATTTTAAAATCATGATTGGAAAGTCTAGTGACAAACTGGTTCCTTTATTAGAATTTGCTCTAGGAGTTGAAGTTGCCCAAGTAATAATAGTTTTAGCAATACTATTAATAGGTTCTTTATCACAAAGTGTACTAGGTGTAAATCGCCGTGATTGGATACTTGTTGTTTCTTCTATAGTTATTGGTTTTGCTTTTCAAATGATGATTAATCGTGTTTTTTGGTAA
- a CDS encoding Lrp/AsnC ligand binding domain-containing protein encodes MSGFFYNFTSYTLQIMTKKFKIDGIDKIIIKRLVQDARTPILSIAREVGISGAAIHQRLRKLEDSDLIEGYKMVLNPKTLGYTTTAFVGVFLDASSLYSSAIKRLKEIPEIVESHYTTGNYAVFIKIMCKNNEDLMHLLNKDIQTIKGVSRTETFISLDQQINRQIKI; translated from the coding sequence ATGAGTGGTTTTTTTTATAATTTTACCTCTTACACATTACAAATCATGACAAAGAAATTTAAAATTGATGGTATAGATAAAATAATTATAAAAAGACTTGTTCAAGATGCTAGAACTCCAATTTTAAGTATTGCTCGTGAGGTTGGAATTTCTGGCGCAGCTATTCATCAAAGATTAAGAAAATTAGAAGATTCAGATTTGATCGAGGGTTATAAAATGGTTTTAAACCCGAAAACACTAGGCTACACTACTACAGCTTTTGTTGGTGTCTTTTTAGATGCATCTAGTTTATATTCTTCTGCTATTAAAAGATTAAAAGAAATACCTGAAATTGTTGAAAGTCATTATACTACTGGAAACTATGCTGTTTTTATAAAAATAATGTGTAAAAACAATGAAGATTTAATGCATTTATTAAATAAAGATATTCAAACAATAAAAGGAGTTTCTAGAACAGAAACTTTTATATCATTAGACCAACAAATTAACCGACAAATTAAAATTTAA
- a CDS encoding BrxA/BrxB family bacilliredoxin has protein sequence MYPEELVKPMRDELINAGFDALYTAEDVDNALAKEGTTLVMVNSVCGCAAGTARPGAIASLGADKSPNHLTTVFAGVEKESTAKAREHMIPFPPSSPAIALFKDGQLVHILERHHIEGRSAQAIAQNLAAAYDEFC, from the coding sequence ATGTACCCAGAAGAATTAGTAAAACCTATGCGTGATGAATTAATCAACGCTGGTTTTGACGCTTTATATACTGCTGAAGATGTTGATAATGCTTTAGCAAAAGAAGGAACAACTTTAGTAATGGTAAATTCAGTTTGTGGTTGTGCAGCTGGTACTGCAAGACCTGGTGCTATTGCTTCTTTAGGAGCAGATAAAAGCCCAAATCATTTGACCACTGTTTTTGCAGGTGTTGAAAAAGAATCTACAGCTAAAGCAAGAGAACATATGATTCCTTTTCCTCCTTCATCTCCAGCTATTGCTTTATTTAAAGATGGTCAATTAGTTCATATATTAGAACGCCATCACATTGAAGGTAGATCAGCACAAGCTATAGCTCAAAATTTAGCTGCAGCTTATGATGAATTTTGTTAA
- a CDS encoding TerB family tellurite resistance protein: MGKFAKWLGAGAGFTLGGPIGAIIGFVVGSFIDGVSVDDLKEEEQEYKGHQNEESQYVQSGDFEISLLILASIVIKSDGKIDQRELDYVRQYFVNLYGKTRANHAFKLFNGIVKREISTRQVCLQIRQYMSHSSRLQLLHFLFGIANADGSIDVSEEEAIKKIAYYLYINERDYSSIKAMFISESESSYKILEIPKTASEAEIKKAYRKMVKKYHPDKLIGLGEEHVKIGKQKFQKVQKAYDEIKKQKGF, encoded by the coding sequence ATGGGGAAATTTGCCAAATGGTTAGGTGCGGGAGCTGGATTTACGTTAGGAGGTCCAATAGGAGCAATAATAGGTTTTGTAGTTGGTAGTTTTATTGATGGAGTTTCTGTTGATGATTTAAAGGAAGAAGAACAAGAGTACAAAGGGCATCAAAATGAAGAAAGTCAATATGTTCAATCTGGAGATTTTGAAATTAGTTTATTAATATTAGCGTCAATAGTAATTAAATCTGATGGGAAAATAGACCAGAGAGAACTAGATTATGTTAGGCAATACTTTGTTAATTTGTATGGAAAAACAAGGGCTAATCATGCATTTAAATTATTTAATGGAATTGTAAAAAGAGAAATTTCTACTAGACAGGTTTGTTTACAAATCAGACAATATATGTCGCATTCATCTCGCTTACAATTACTACATTTCTTATTCGGAATAGCAAATGCTGATGGTAGTATTGATGTTTCTGAAGAAGAAGCTATAAAAAAAATAGCGTATTACTTATATATTAATGAACGTGATTATAGTTCTATTAAAGCGATGTTTATTTCAGAATCTGAAAGTTCATATAAAATTTTAGAGATACCTAAAACAGCCTCTGAAGCTGAAATTAAAAAGGCTTACAGAAAAATGGTGAAAAAATACCATCCAGATAAATTAATAGGTTTAGGAGAAGAACATGTTAAAATAGGTAAGCAGAAATTTCAGAAAGTTCAAAAAGCTTATGATGAAATAAAAAAGCAAAAAGGTTTTTAG